One part of the Tolypothrix sp. NIES-4075 genome encodes these proteins:
- a CDS encoding YdcF family protein, with translation MFLYLSKLLPLFFYPLGLTCVFLLFSLIMLWKRPRVAAMAIALALIVLLVSGNSWVSHSLVRSLEWQNLPLAEIPSSEAIVVLGGATKSATPPRPGVDLNETGDRVIYAAQLYRQKKAPIIILSGGRIDWRGSGSPESADMATILTSIGIPTEAIVQEPDSLNTYENAVNVRKILAARGIRRVLLVTSAMHMPRSLLIFKRQGIDVIPTPTDFLISEGEMQELTNTPKAAILNLFPDSDNLQQFTSAVKEYIGTVVYRLRGWL, from the coding sequence ATGTTTTTATACCTTTCTAAATTACTACCGCTGTTTTTTTACCCGCTAGGGTTAACTTGCGTCTTTTTGCTGTTTTCACTTATTATGCTGTGGAAAAGACCGCGTGTGGCAGCAATGGCGATCGCACTCGCATTAATTGTCTTACTAGTTTCTGGTAATTCTTGGGTTTCTCATTCTTTGGTGCGATCGCTTGAATGGCAAAATCTCCCACTTGCGGAAATACCATCATCTGAAGCAATTGTGGTTTTGGGTGGTGCAACTAAATCAGCGACTCCGCCACGTCCAGGTGTAGATTTAAATGAAACAGGCGATCGCGTTATTTACGCGGCTCAACTTTACCGCCAAAAAAAAGCCCCCATAATTATTCTCAGTGGTGGTCGCATCGATTGGCGCGGCAGCGGTTCCCCAGAGTCAGCAGATATGGCAACAATTCTTACTTCTATTGGTATACCAACAGAAGCAATTGTCCAAGAACCTGACTCTCTCAATACTTATGAGAATGCCGTAAATGTGCGGAAAATTCTCGCGGCTCGTGGTATTCGTCGGGTATTGTTAGTTACTTCGGCAATGCATATGCCGCGATCGCTACTTATTTTTAAGCGTCAAGGAATTGATGTTATTCCTACACCTACTGATTTTCTCATCAGTGAGGGCGAAATGCAAGAACTCACCAACACTCCCAAAGCCGCTATCTTAAACTTGTTTCCCGATAGTGACAACCTACAGCAATTTACCAGCGCTGTAAAAGAGTACATTGGTACTGTTGTCTATCGTTTACGCGGTTGGCTTTGA
- a CDS encoding ferredoxin-thioredoxin reductase variable chain, whose product MAVEILVEKQLGVNVNMKIGDRVRVKESVIIYHHPEHRSQPFDIKGLEGEVVQIATVWKGKPISANLPFVVQFSKKFKAHLRDNELEII is encoded by the coding sequence AGCAACTAGGTGTAAATGTTAATATGAAAATTGGCGATCGCGTCCGCGTTAAAGAATCCGTAATAATTTACCATCATCCTGAGCATCGCAGTCAGCCTTTTGACATCAAAGGCTTAGAAGGCGAAGTCGTGCAAATTGCTACCGTTTGGAAAGGTAAACCGATTAGCGCTAACCTACCGTTCGTAGTACAGTTTAGTAAAAAATTTAAGGCTCACTTACGCGATAATGAATTAGAAATAATATAA